CATTTACGCTACCCCGATCGTGCCCCATTAACTGTGAGTGTCAACCTCTCCGCCAAACAATTCCAACAACCCCAATTAGAGGATAAAATTGCCCAGATCCTCGCTCGGATCGAGCTTGCGCCCCAGAATTTGAAGTTGGAAATTACTGAAAGTATGATGATGGAGCAAGGAGATGCCACCATTGCCACTTTGTATAAACTAAAAAATTTGGGCATACAGTTGGCGATCGATGATTTTGGCACCGGTTTTTCTGCCCTGAGTTACCTCAAACGCTTTCCTGTAGATACTCTCAAAATCGATCGCTCGTTCATCAAGGGATTGGGTTACAATCGCGAAGATACGGCGATCGTCCATGCAGTAATCGCTTTTGCAAAAGCCCTGCACCTGAGCGTAACTGCTGAAGGCATCGAAACCGCCGAACAACTATCTCAACTGCAAGCACTTCGGTGCGATCGCGGCCAAGGGTATTATTTCTCTCAGCCCATTACTGCCGATGCAGTTCAGCTACTGATCGATCGAAATTGCGATCCACATCTCGATCGGTTTCCGCCTAAAGACGGAAGCAATGTTAACAGCATCTTGTATAATACATTGACAACAAAGCGATCGAGTTTAGATTTTGGATTTTAGATTTTAGATTGAACTGAAAATGCAACGAAAAATCTTTGCGATCGCCATTTTAATACTTCCCTTTTGCTGGACAGCTCCCTCACAAGCTGCCAAACCAGAACATATCAAACAATTACTCGCCACAAATCAGTGTCCCAAATGCGATCTCAAGAATGTAGACCTTAGAGGCGGCAACTTTCGAGGTGCCGACCTCACCGGTGCCAACTTAGCCGGTGCTATGCTGGAAGGTGCTGACTTGCGGGGTGCCAAGCTACGCGGTGCCGAACTACAGCAGACCGTCCTCAGAAGTGCCAACCTAGAAGTAACCGACCTGCAAGAAGCCAAAATGAGAAATGCTATGGTCAGGGGAGCTAACCTCAGAGGCGCAAATTTAAAAAATGCCAGACTCCGAGGTGCCAGACTCAGAGAAGTTGACTTACGAGAAGCCAACCTCAGTGGTGCCTTTTTAACCGAAGCTGTCCTCATCGAATCTAATCTGAGTATGGCCGATTTAAGAGGTGCCAACCTCACAGCCGCCAAATTAACCAAAGCTAATTTGGAAACTGCCAACTTAGAAAGCGCTAACCTCACAGGTGCGGACTTGAGCGAAGCTTATTTAGGCGAAGCCACTCTCAGGAATGCCATCCTCAATAATGCCAACCTCAAAAGTGCTTATATGGCTGCTTGTACCCTCGTTGGCGCTAAGCTGAATGGAGCTATCCTCAACCGCACCGATTTAACAGGAGCTAACCTCAGTCAAGCCGATCTAACTAATGCCAAAGTAGCTAATGCCGACCTCAGTAAAACTATCCTGACTATGGCTAACTTGACCAATGCTAACCTGACAAATTCAAAATTGATTAATGCTTATCTGTTTAATACCAATTTGCAAGGTGCTATCCTCACCAATGCCAACTTAACCAGTGCCAATGTCGAAAATGCCAATCTCAGGAATACTATCTTGAATAGTGCCGACTTGAGTCAGGTTAATTTGAAGTCAGCCAACTTGTATCAGACCAATCTAACAGGTGCAATTTTGAGCGATGTTAACTTGAACGAGATTGACCTAAGTTTAGTCAAGCTTATGCCCGATCTATTCAACCACGCAGCGCGAATGAATCGAGAGCCCCTGTTAGAGTCAGTTTCTGCCACATCGGAAAATAGCGATCGCACAACAGCAGAACAGCAAAGCAAACCCTCCCTTTCTCCCCCTAGAAGAGCGGGTAGATTTGCAGAAGAGTGGCGAAGAAATAACAGACAAAGAAATAGAAATTGAAAATTGCCATTGTAATTCCTTATATCATGTCCGGTAAAATCGGTTCCATAAAAATCCCTTTTTATCTAATTTCTTATCTGATTTTTTATCTGATTTTTTATCTGTGTTCATCTGCGTTTATCTGCTTACATCTGCGGTAAAAATTTAACCCCTAATCCCCACAGATAATCTTTCGTATCAGCCTTACAACACCGATCCAACCGGACACGATATTATTTCTGAATTGGGCGTTTCAATAGCAACTCAGAAAATATCGCCGCGATATTCCAAGCATCATCTCCGCCGCGATGATGCGTACCTTCCAGGGGTAGATTAAGTAACTGCAAAGCTTCGTCCATACCAACTTCGATCGACAAACCATGAACGATCGCAAACAGCGTTTTCACATTAATATGCCTTGTGCCGAAAGGATAGCTAATCTGACGAGATTGGCACTGTCTTTCAAATTGTCGTCTATCGTAATCGCCATAGCTTGCCCAAACTCGCTGATGCGATAAATATTTTTGTTTGAGCATAGCACAAGCTTCGGCAAAGGAAATTCCCGTATCTACTTGCGCCTGAGTTAATGTAGTCAATTGAGTGCAAAACTCGCTGACAGTCGATCGTTCCGGTTTTACTAAAATACTTTCTTTTTCCAGTCGTTTTCCCGTAGCAATATCTAATGTGCAAATACCGATTTCGATAATTTCATTTTCTTGACCTGGTGGTGGCGACTCTGACCAGCAAGTCGCTTCGACATCGACAATAATAATTATATCTAGTTTTTTACCCATGTTTATACCCTTAACTAGCAACTTGAGTATAAATTATAGAAAAATGTTGAAGAGTTTGTACTGTTTAATCAGCTTTATGCCAAGTAGGTTAATCTTTATGAACCTAAAATCGGTCTCTTTCGGTTTCATTGGCATCCGCGATCCGATCCACTTCTCTAATTTATTACAGGGGTGATAAAAAGAATCTCAAAGGGCAGGCAGGATGCCTACCCCACAAGAATTTTTGGAGAGGTCAAATGATTAATGACCAATTTCCAGTTGCCGAAACTCATTGACAACGCGATCGAGTCCCACGGAATGAGAAGCTTTAAAGAGAATGCGATCGCCTTCTCTGACAACCTCTTTCAAACGTTTCACCACATCTGCGTGCGTCTTAAAGCATTCCGATGGCAAAGGCTCGGCTCCTTGGGCGATCGCTTCGGCTTGCGGATCGTCTGCTAAAATCAGCAAAGCGTCGAGATTCAACTCTCGCGCCTTCGCACCGACTTGGCGGTGCAATTGTGAGGATTTCTCACCCAATTCTTTCATCGTACCTAGCACAGCGATATGGCGTTGACCCGGTGTCTGCGCCAGCAAGTTTAGCGCCGCCAGCATCGACTCTAACCCGGCATTGTAAGTTTCATCCAAAATTACAATATCGTTAGGCAATTCGTAACGTTTAGCCCTTCCTTCTGGTAAAGTCACCGACAAACCGGCAGTTAACGGTGTGCGATCGATTTGAAGTACTTTAGCTACCGCCAAAGCAGCTAAATAATTTTGTGCATTATGGCGTCCGGGTAAAGGTAGGGGAAATTCTAATCCTTCCACTCTCAGAGTTTCCAAGTTAATCAGTTCCCCGCGTAAATCTCCCCCTTCTAATCCATAAGTTATTGTTTGCCCTTGCCAGACGGTAGCAGCAGTTTCCATCAGCAAACAATTATCCTGATTGAGAATAGCAACTGCCGTGGGAGAGATTTCGGCAAGTAACTCGCACTTCGCTTGGGCGATCGCTTCCTCCGTGCCCAATATGCCTATATGTGCCGTACCCACATTCGTAATTACACCGATAGTAGGATGTGCTATTTGTGTCAGTTCTGCAATTTGTCCCCTACCCCGCATTGCCATTTCAATCACAGCAAAGTCATGTTCTGGCCCCAGTTCCAGCAGCGTTTTGGGTACGCCGATCTCGTTATTGTAGTTTGCCTGGGTTTTGAGAACGCGCCCTTTGGTGGATAAAACTGCCGCAATCAGTTCTTTTGTCGTAGTTTTGCCAAAAGATCCGGTTACGGCGATGACAGGAATGGGAAATCGATCGCGCCACCAGCTGGCGATCGCTTGGTAAGCTTTGAGGGTGTCTGCCACTCGCAGTTCCGGGAAATCTGCTGGTAACTTGTCATCGACATCCCGCTCTGTAATGATGGCGATCGCTCCTTTTTCAACCGCAGATCGGACAAATTTATGCCCATCAAAATTTTCTCCCCGCAGCGCCAGGAAGACTTCTCCCGGCATCAGGCTGCGCGTATCCGTTGAAATACCCGTTGCCAGTGTCGCCAGAGCTTTTTCAGATAAATTTTTGGGCGAAAGAGCCAGAATTTCAGACAATTGGGCAATGGTGGCGCGAGGCATGATAGGCTATCTGAGTGAGTTTCGAGCAACAGCCCGTACCTTAACAGAATCTTTACAAAAAATCCACATTTTTTGTTTGTATCTTAATTTAGTACCTGAGTGTAAAGTAAAATACTGAGCTATTTTAAATATAGTTAGGTGTATAGTGACAACAAACACAGGGGGTTATAGCCCCTTGACTGTTGATGGCAAACCTGAAAATCTTTTATGAATGCCAACTGTTGACACGATCGCAGGCAGCGGCTCTTAAATTAAGACGATGTAAAATCAGCTTATTTAGGTGATGTAAGTCACAGTTAGCTCCTATATTTCATTACTAAGATTGAGGAAAAATGGAGATAAGCGATTATACTCAGACAAGTTGGAAAATCAATCAAAAAGGGTAAGGCTGAATCAAGTAACTAAAGAGCAACAGCATCTCTCTAGAGAATGATTTTACTCCTATCCCCTTCAGCGGTCAGCCATAGTGAAATATAGTGTAATTGCTAATTATGGAGGATTTAAGTTCTCTAGTAGCCGAAAAATTTACGGCCAGGTAAGGAAGAGGTGAGCGAAGTGACTGCCTGGAAAGACCCATATACGAGGCAAGTACGCCCGGAAGAGCAACAATTATACAAACATTTACTCCACTGGGCACAGGTGGAATCCCCAGATCGTGCGATCGAGCGCTTTCGCAGTTTGTTTATTGACGGTGTGGGGTATCAGGATAGCGAAATTATATCTTTGCTCGATCGAATTGTCAGTTCCAAGCAAGCCGAGCAAGAATTCAAATTTGTCCTCAATCGTTGCTGCCATATTTTGATCAACCGCTGGCAAATGCACCCCCAACACCAAGCAGCAATACCAGAATTGATTGACTTGTTTGAGGAAACGCCTACCAGGACAGGCGGAACGCATTCTGTCCGCTCTCGCTCTGTCAGGCGCTTGCAAGAACTGAATAAGCTTTTTGTTGACAGCGAACAGTATTTAACCCTGCGACGTTTGGCTCAGGTAATGAGTAAAACCGCAGAAGTGAAAAGCGAAGCAAAAACTAAAACTTTGGGCTCGTTAATTCGTCGGTATCCGTATTTGTACGAGCATTGTCTTT
This region of Aerosakkonema funiforme FACHB-1375 genomic DNA includes:
- a CDS encoding pentapeptide repeat-containing protein; this encodes MQRKIFAIAILILPFCWTAPSQAAKPEHIKQLLATNQCPKCDLKNVDLRGGNFRGADLTGANLAGAMLEGADLRGAKLRGAELQQTVLRSANLEVTDLQEAKMRNAMVRGANLRGANLKNARLRGARLREVDLREANLSGAFLTEAVLIESNLSMADLRGANLTAAKLTKANLETANLESANLTGADLSEAYLGEATLRNAILNNANLKSAYMAACTLVGAKLNGAILNRTDLTGANLSQADLTNAKVANADLSKTILTMANLTNANLTNSKLINAYLFNTNLQGAILTNANLTSANVENANLRNTILNSADLSQVNLKSANLYQTNLTGAILSDVNLNEIDLSLVKLMPDLFNHAARMNREPLLESVSATSENSDRTTAEQQSKPSLSPPRRAGRFAEEWRRNNRQRNRN
- a CDS encoding 3'-5' exonuclease, whose protein sequence is MGKKLDIIIIVDVEATCWSESPPPGQENEIIEIGICTLDIATGKRLEKESILVKPERSTVSEFCTQLTTLTQAQVDTGISFAEACAMLKQKYLSHQRVWASYGDYDRRQFERQCQSRQISYPFGTRHINVKTLFAIVHGLSIEVGMDEALQLLNLPLEGTHHRGGDDAWNIAAIFSELLLKRPIQK
- a CDS encoding UDP-N-acetylmuramoyl-tripeptide--D-alanyl-D-alanine ligase; the encoded protein is MPRATIAQLSEILALSPKNLSEKALATLATGISTDTRSLMPGEVFLALRGENFDGHKFVRSAVEKGAIAIITERDVDDKLPADFPELRVADTLKAYQAIASWWRDRFPIPVIAVTGSFGKTTTKELIAAVLSTKGRVLKTQANYNNEIGVPKTLLELGPEHDFAVIEMAMRGRGQIAELTQIAHPTIGVITNVGTAHIGILGTEEAIAQAKCELLAEISPTAVAILNQDNCLLMETAATVWQGQTITYGLEGGDLRGELINLETLRVEGLEFPLPLPGRHNAQNYLAALAVAKVLQIDRTPLTAGLSVTLPEGRAKRYELPNDIVILDETYNAGLESMLAALNLLAQTPGQRHIAVLGTMKELGEKSSQLHRQVGAKARELNLDALLILADDPQAEAIAQGAEPLPSECFKTHADVVKRLKEVVREGDRILFKASHSVGLDRVVNEFRQLEIGH